CTCTTGTGGAAGGGAAAATATGGCTGGAAAACTGCCTTTAAAtcccttcttcctctgaagGGTGAGAGATATGAGAAGAGAGAATAATTGTGATATTCTTAAGCCCTGCTTGTCTgaagagacagcagaagagGGGATCTAGTTCTAGATTCCAATCTTTATTTTAGCAGACTACTTTTGTTAATgctatgttttaaaagaagctgtttgTGCAATATATGTAGCATTTCTTCCAGGGGTCTTCCGACATTTCTTGGGTGTTCAACAAACCCCATGAAAAAAATTGATCTCATAGTTCTGTGATGtttttttgaaatgaaaatagatCATATTTCCTTCCTAGGATTGTAATTTTCactacaaatacaaaatacGTAATGATGAAGAAAGGAATAGCTTTGATGAGGTTTCAGAATGTATTCATAATAAACTTATGACTTAGTTTTGTCTGTACCATCTAACGCCTGAATTAGGTAGTAAGCCTCTTTTCCGTGATGGTGGTGGTTTCTTATGCTAATGGTTTCAGATGATGTCCAGAGTTGCTCCACAAACAGAAACtctctctttcttgttttccttgaaaTTGAGTATTGGTTTAGGTCCTCCACTGTTTACATGCTGTCTTGCTTTGCATGTGGCTGAACTTTGgcttcattcttcttttccacACTCATACAATAAAGGAACCATCTGTCCAGGAATTTAATAGCTTTTCTGtagaaacagagaaactgattaaaaaaaaaccaaaccaaaacacaccaccaTGGCCTCCAtctccctttctcccctttccccccttcccccaccATTTTTCTAAAGTGTCTGTTTCTTCCCCGTGTTTGCTCTGAAGCTTTCTTAAGGCCCTGGAGCTTAAAGCAAAATCAGATATTGCAAAATAAaggtaaatatataaatgtatattcCTGTATACagtatgtataaaaatattcaagtgAAAATTTCAGAACACTGAGATGTTTCTCTATTTAAATATACTGTCATGCTAAAGTACGTTCTTTCTGTGTCTTGTAGGGTCAAAATGTGTTTGGTCTTGATATAACTGAGACACCTGAGGGAGATAAGTGGCCTCAACTGATTGTCCAACAGATCCTGGATAGGGAACAGAAGGATACCTATGTGATGAAAATTAAAGTTGAAGATGGTGGAAGCCCTCCAAGATCTAGCACTGCCATCCTGCAAGTCACGGTGACCGATGTGAATGATAATCGCCCAGTCTTCAAAGAGAATGACATTGAagtcagtgttccagaaaaCGCTCCAGTGGGCACCTCTGTTTCTCAGCTCCATGCCACTGATGCAGACCTGGGCTCAAATGCACAAATCCACTTCTATTTCAGCAATCAGATCTCCAGTCTGGCCAAAAGGCTGTTTGCCATTGATAACACTACTGGTCTCATCACTATAAGAGAACCATTAGATAGGGAGGAATCTCCTGTACACAAATTAACTGTTTTGGCAAGTGATGGCAGTTCAACTCCATCAAGAGCAACAGTGACTGTTAATGTTACAGATATTAACGACAATGTCCCATCAATAGACACGAGATACATCATCAATCCAGTGAACGGGACAGTGCTGTTGTCTGAGAAGGCTCCCCTTAATACAAAAATTGCATTGATAACAGTAATGGACAAAGATGCTGATCTGAATGGAAAAGTTACTTGTTTTACAGATCATGATGTCCCTTTTAGGCTAAAGCCTGTGTTTGATAATCAGTTTCTCCTGGAGACAGCTACATTTCTAGATTATGAAGCCACACGGGAATATGCCATTAAAATAGTGGCTTCAGATTCAGGGAAACCTCCCTTAAACCAGTCTGCAATGCTCCTGATCAAGATTAAAGATGAAAATGACAATGCCCCAGTTTTTACACAGCCTATCATAGGTCTTTCCATCCCTGAAAACAATGCTCCTGGTACTCAGCTAACCAAGATAAGTGCTACAGATGCTGACAGTGGGCGCAATGCTGAGATCAGCTATATCCTGGCTTCTGATGCACCCCCTATATTCAACCTTGACCGCCGTACAGGTATTCTGACAGCAGTGAGAAAGCTGGATAGAGAAAAGCAAGACAGGTACTCCTTCACTGTGCTGGCTAAGGATAATGGGATACCACCCTTGCAGACCAATGCTACTGTGACAGTGTCTGTCCTGGACCAGAATGATAACAGCCCTGCTTTCACACACAATGAATACAATTTCTATGTGCCGGAAAATTTACCCATGTATGGCACAGTGGGGCTTATCACAGTTACAGATGCTGATTCAGGAGAGAATGCTGCAGTTACTCTCTCCATATTAAATGGCAGAGATAATTTCATTATAGATCCACTTACTGGTGTAATAAGACCTAATATTACCTTTGATAGGGAACAGCAGGGGTCATATACTTTCCAGGTGAAAGCCGTGGATGGAGGAAGAGTGCAACGTTCCTCAACTGCCAAAGTGACCATCAATGTTGTTGATGTAAATGACAACAGGCCTGTTTTTGTTATTCCTTCATCTAATTATTCCTATGAGTTGGTTCCAACGTCAGCCAGTCCAGGGTCTGTAGTTACTAAAGTCTTTGCAGTTGATAATGACACAGGAATGAACGCAGAGCTCCGCTATAGCATCATAGGTGGGAACTCACGGGGCTTGTTCACAATTGACCAGTTAACAGGCAATATaactttgaaagagaaaataattacatcAGATCATGGCTTGCACAGACTGGTGATAAAAGTCAATGACCTAGGACAGCCTGAGTCTCTTTACACTATAGCTCTTGTGCATTTATTTGTCAACGAGACAGTCACCAACAGTTCCTACGTACAAGAGCTAGTGCGCAGGAATATGGAAACTCCAG
Above is a genomic segment from Strigops habroptila isolate Jane chromosome 9, bStrHab1.2.pri, whole genome shotgun sequence containing:
- the PCDH11X gene encoding protocadherin-11 X-linked isoform X3; the protein is MDLLSGTYLLAVLLACIVLQSGAQEKNYTVREELPENVLIGNLLKDLNLTLDPDVPLSSPLQFKLVYKTGDVPLVRVEENTGEIFTAANRIDREKLCSGIFSENRCFYEVEVAVLPDEVFRLVKIRFLIEDINDNAPLFPSTVINISIPENTAINSRYSVPSAIDPDIGVNGIQHYELLKPKTAPKRTFGSITNDQGQNVFGLDITETPEGDKWPQLIVQQILDREQKDTYVMKIKVEDGGSPPRSSTAILQVTVTDVNDNRPVFKENDIEVSVPENAPVGTSVSQLHATDADLGSNAQIHFYFSNQISSLAKRLFAIDNTTGLITIREPLDREESPVHKLTVLASDGSSTPSRATVTVNVTDINDNVPSIDTRYIINPVNGTVLLSEKAPLNTKIALITVMDKDADLNGKVTCFTDHDVPFRLKPVFDNQFLLETATFLDYEATREYAIKIVASDSGKPPLNQSAMLLIKIKDENDNAPVFTQPIIGLSIPENNAPGTQLTKISATDADSGRNAEISYILASDAPPIFNLDRRTGILTAVRKLDREKQDRYSFTVLAKDNGIPPLQTNATVTVSVLDQNDNSPAFTHNEYNFYVPENLPMYGTVGLITVTDADSGENAAVTLSILNGRDNFIIDPLTGVIRPNITFDREQQGSYTFQVKAVDGGRVQRSSTAKVTINVVDVNDNRPVFVIPSSNYSYELVPTSASPGSVVTKVFAVDNDTGMNAELRYSIIGGNSRGLFTIDQLTGNITLKEKIITSDHGLHRLVIKVNDLGQPESLYTIALVHLFVNETVTNSSYVQELVRRNMETPVGQNVGDGEITPQTNDYVKIIIAIIAGTMTVILVIFVTALVRCRQTPRHKVVQKNKQSGEWVSPNQENRQIKKKKKKKKRSPKSLLLNFVTIEESKPDDPGHEHINGTLDIPVELEEQTMGKYNWATTPTTFKPDSPDLAKHYKSASPQPTFQIKPETPVPPKKHHVIQELPLDNTFVVGCDSLSKCSSSSSDPYSVSECSCQGGFKTPGPIHTRQL